The Nicotiana tomentosiformis chromosome 2, ASM39032v3, whole genome shotgun sequence genome includes the window CGCATTTACATTCTCTATCTTATCATTCATTCATCCCAACCTTTCTCTACCCTACTTTTGTCGTTTCTTCTTTCCTCTTCCGACCCCCTTTTTCCATTCTCCAGTTGTAATCTTCGTTAATTAAGCGGATGGGCATGTGGCTTGCTCTTAATAGGAATTATGCTTGTCTCACTCTACTCTTTGTCATTTTTGGTGCCGAACTTAAGCTCTTTACTTAAATTTCTAGGATACTGATCATCAATTCTTCAGCTATCATCTGTCACTGACTTACCTTCAGATTTTGATCCTCTGTATTTAGATCTTCTAGCTATCCGTTACAATACAAAAATGGAAGCGAGAATGGGAGGTGAAGTGCAACTTTTCAAGAAAAGCTTAGAGTGGGATCCCAATGATTGGAAATGGGATGGCGATCTTTTCATTGCCAAGCCTAAGATTCCCTCTTCTAATTACCAGTTTTTTCCCCTCGAAACCGGAAACAGTTCCTCTTCGTGCTCCGATGAAGTAAATCTTGGGGAATTTGAGAAGAGGAGGAGGGAAAACGatgaaaatgtggaatatgaTTCTGCTTCTCTTTCACTGAAGTTAGGTGAACAACGAGGGCATCCTAGGGAATTTGGGAAAAGGACCAAATTAACTACTACATCGAGCAGAGCTGTGTGTCAGGTTGACGGTTGTGGGGTGGATCTCAGCAATGCCAAAGACTACCACAGACGACATAAGGTTTGTGAGATGCACTCCAAATCCAGTAGGGCACTCGTTTCGAATCTTATGCAGCGTTTCTGCCAGCAGTGCAGCAGGTCAGTATCCACCAATTCCCTCTTCCTTTTACTTGTTTTTTGAAGTACTCTATCTGTTCTTTCCATTTCATTTTATAACTTTATGTTTTACCTTGCTTCTCTGCTGCTCCCTCCGTCTCATCCTATGTGGCATTGTTTGAGCAAGGAGTttataaaaggaaagaaagattGTTGAAACTTTTGATCTAAAACTAGCCATAcatatttgtatggttataaatcATCTTGTTAGGAATAAAATGAGAAGTTAAAAGTTAAATTAATTCGAAATATAGAAAGGTGTCATTTTAATTCTAAAACAGATGCTTATTAAACTTGTATTTCTGGTGTAAAAGACATGTAATGGAAAATATGGAACAATATATGAATTTTCTAGAGGAGCTAGGAGGAATGTAGTTGCTTTGTTGTATTAGTTTGGATGTTTGTAATTTTGTACCATCTTGGTACCTTTTAATAAAatcttaccttatcaaaaaaaagaaAGGTGTCATTTTTTTTTGGGACTAACTGAAAAAGAAAGTGAGCCACATAGGTTGGGACAGAGAGAGTATTAAATAGTGTACTAGAGTGTTATTTTGCTTTTCAAAGATAGCGCAAATTGCAGGAATCTTTTTTAAGTTTGATTGTTTCTCTTTGCTTCATTGGGGTTAATATCTTCGAATGATTCTTTGGTTTGATGTCAAGGATTATGCTTTTACATGCAGATTTCATGCACTTGAAGAGTTTGATGAAGGGAAACGAAGTTGTCGTAGGCGTCTAGCTGGTCATAATAAAAGGAGGAGGAAGACGCAAGCTGACTCAGATGATAACAGCAAAACTCTGAATGATGTCCAGACAAGCGGTTATTCATTGATCAGCCTGCTAAAGATACTCTCCAATATGCATTGTGAGTATTTTCTAGCTCTTCTGATGTAGACTGATTAGACAAATTACGTATATGATAAATTTCTTGACAAATGTTTTGGTGCACCTGAAAATGTCCTTTATTGTTTCTAGAATAACTGCAATATATCCATAAATTGCAGCCAACAGAACAAACCACATAGAAGATCAGGACCTGTTGTCTCATCTTTTGAGAAGCCTTGCCAGCCAGGGTGTCCCGAACGGAGATAATAATTTATCTGGACTTCTGCAAGCATCTTCAAACTTGCTGAGTAATAGGTCACCCTCCCGAAATTCAGATATAGTTTCACTGGTCTCAAATGGTTCTCAAGGCCCTCCCATACTGAAAGAACAGCACTTTGCTACTTTAGCAGCTCAGGCGCCTCAGAGAAGTTCAGATGTACATGATGTCAGGCTTGAAGATGTGCGAACAGAGTCTTGTCGAAGTCCAGGCACTTCGTTTCCAAACCAGAACAGTTCTCCAGCTTATGCACAAGCCAGAAAGAGTTCTGCCGGGAGGAGCAAGTTGATTAACTTTGACTTGAATGATGTCTATGATGGTTCAGATGATGGCGGAGAAAATCTAGACAGATCACCTTTACCTGCAGATAGGGGGATTGGTCCTCTTGAGTGCCGTTCTTGGTTACAACAGGACTCTCACCAGTCAAGTCCACCTAGTAGGAACTCAGATTCTGCTTCTACACAGTCACCTTCCAGTTCCAGTAGTGATGCTCAGGTACCGATAACTAGCATGAGAACCATGGTTTTACTCATTAGTTTGTATGTGACATAAATACTAAGTCAATCACTATCTTCATCGTAATTTCAACAACCATGTTGATCCATTTTTCTGAGATTAAACTTTGACATTCTAATTTCTGTTTTTCTGTTCATCTTCTTCTTTGAAGGTCCAAGCTGGCTCAGGTGTATTTAGTGTCTTGAATTATCTCTGGATTTGGCTTCTATTTATTCCCCTAGTGGCTATTTTCTAGTTGCCTTCACCCCAATCCTTGGGGACCAAATTGTGATGATTAAAAATCTGAACTTACCCTCATCACCAGCTTGCCTCAAGCTTTGACATATTCCTACCTACAGCATGATTGCTATCTAATGTTACTTTGGTTTTAGAAAATGGTCATCTGTTGGTATTGATATCTCTTGTTTCTGCAAACATTGATGCTACTCGATGCTCGTCTTATTGTGGCCTAGCTCCTTTTCATTTTACCAAAAAAGCTTCAACATGACCTAGCTAGCTTGAAGCACCGATTTGTAGCTGTTACTGATATTTGAAATGTGTGCTTGCATAGAGTACGCTAATTCCTGAATATAACAAAGATCTTATTTGATGATAGCGTTCAATATGAGCAGCTCATCCATTTGTCCACCCACCACCTTGTTTTTAGTAACACAAATAGTGGCCAACTTCATGCTTCAATTGTTTATGTTCAAAGAAAAGAGTGTCTTCGAGAGTCCTCATCTTTCTCcttgaaaaatgaaaaataagagaAGAGAATCACTCAACAAAAGGTCCATTGAAAAAGAATCACTTTCCAAAAGAAAATCACTTCCGAGTGGTGTAACTTGACATCTAACTCTTTTCCCTTACTTTTTGTCACTCCGAATTTAGTCTTAATATTTCCTTATATTTTTGTCGGTTGCAGAGCCGCACTGATCGTATAGTttttaaactatttggaaaagATCCTAGTGATTTTCCGTATGTCTTAAGAGCACAGGTATTTCTTCAACTTCAGCTTCTGGAAGTTTCTTTTATGTATAATCGGATAGTTGTACTCACTCTTATaggttctttttctttttgtcttGTAATTGCAGATTCTTGACTGGCTATCCCACAGTCCAACTGAGATTGAGAGCTACATTAGGCCTGGTTGTATTGTCTTAACAGTATATCTGCGGCTTCCTGAGTCTGCATGGGAGGAGGTATGTTTGTTCAAAGCAATAACTTGAACTTGTTTAGCTGTGTCTATGGTCTCCGTTGACATCTATAATTTTAATGCTTCATACAGCTTTGTTGTGATCTGAGCTCCAGTTTGAGTAGGCTTTTGGATGTCCCCGACGATAGTTTCTGGAGAAAAGGATGGATTTACATTAGGGTGCAAAACCAAATTGCATTTGTGCATGATGGTCTGTTCTTGTCTTGAGTTTTCTAACATTATAAATTCCTTCCAAACCCCAAGATATAAAGCCGCTAAAGAAAATTGCTTCTGTTGATATTTTACACTAATGCATTCCACGCAGTAAGTTGTATTACTTTGTGCTATAATGCGATGCAGGGAAGCTTCTTTTAGATGTTCCCTTGCCGTCTGAGATTGTTGAGCATACTTCAATTTTAAGTGTCAAACCCATAGCTGTGCCAGTATCTGACAGAGCTCAGTTTATAGTTAAAGGCTATAACTTAACCAAGCCTTCTACAAGGTATGCATCATTATTCAGGGTGATATATTGATCAACTGTGGTTTTAGCATTACTGTTCATGCACACTGGTGCAGTTCTCCAATACCATTGAGTCTTGCTTATCCTTAACCTGTTTCTTTTTTCAGATTACTTTGTGCTTTAGAAGGTAATTATCTGGTTACAGAAGCTAATGATGAGGTAGAGCATGTTGATGGTGTCAACAAGTATGCTAAACTTCAGTTAATGGATTTGACATGTTCTATTCCAGCAGTGTCTGGAAGAGGATTTATTGAGGTGAACTCGTCCTAAGTTTGTTCTTGTTCCTCTTTTAACATAATCTGTACAAATTGAGAAGGAAAGATGGTACATATGTACCTCTTTTAACATGACCTACACATGCTGCTACTGAATGATAAAAGCTTGGGGCTATATTATGATACTTTAATCCGATTTTATTGCACATGAGTATATCTAGATATGTCGTTGGGGTTCAAAAGATGGTGAGACAGGTGAGATCACTCGTTATTTCAGAAGTTGAACATGAGATTAGTGTACATACTGGGCGATATGACTTTTTGTCTGGGTGAAAGGATTTGTATAATTCGCTTGTTTATCTTTTACATTAGTTTGTTTGTAGTGGATGTTAAAAAAGAAAGTTGATAAAATCTGGTTATATATTATGCAAATACGAAAAGGTGCAACCTTGACTTTATAGCATTTTTGACTATATCTTGTAGAGATCTGTCTCATCCCCTAATTTATATGCTCACAGCACTAAAGCAGTAACCTATATTTTAGAAGTATAAACCATAGCCTCTAGTTTTTTGAGATTCTTTTATTCGTCCAGGTTGAAGATCATGGTCTTAGCAACGGCTTCTTTCCTATCATAATTGCAGAGGAGGATGTTTGCTCTGAGATCCGTATGCTTGAGAGTGCAATAGAGTTGACTTCAGCAGAAAACGTTAATGGACTGACAAATAACATGGAAGTGAAAAGTCAAGCCATGGATTTTATTCATGAGATGGGTTGGCTTCttcatagaaataatttgaaggCTAGATTGGGGAATTCCAATGCAGTCCTCTTTCCTTTGAAGCGATTCAAGTGGCTTATGGAGTTCT containing:
- the LOC104109858 gene encoding squamosa promoter-binding-like protein 1; the protein is MEARMGGEVQLFKKSLEWDPNDWKWDGDLFIAKPKIPSSNYQFFPLETGNSSSSCSDEVNLGEFEKRRRENDENVEYDSASLSLKLGEQRGHPREFGKRTKLTTTSSRAVCQVDGCGVDLSNAKDYHRRHKVCEMHSKSSRALVSNLMQRFCQQCSRFHALEEFDEGKRSCRRRLAGHNKRRRKTQADSDDNSKTLNDVQTSGYSLISLLKILSNMHSNRTNHIEDQDLLSHLLRSLASQGVPNGDNNLSGLLQASSNLLSNRSPSRNSDIVSLVSNGSQGPPILKEQHFATLAAQAPQRSSDVHDVRLEDVRTESCRSPGTSFPNQNSSPAYAQARKSSAGRSKLINFDLNDVYDGSDDGGENLDRSPLPADRGIGPLECRSWLQQDSHQSSPPSRNSDSASTQSPSSSSSDAQSRTDRIVFKLFGKDPSDFPYVLRAQILDWLSHSPTEIESYIRPGCIVLTVYLRLPESAWEELCCDLSSSLSRLLDVPDDSFWRKGWIYIRVQNQIAFVHDGKLLLDVPLPSEIVEHTSILSVKPIAVPVSDRAQFIVKGYNLTKPSTRLLCALEGNYLVTEANDEVEHVDGVNKYAKLQLMDLTCSIPAVSGRGFIEVEDHGLSNGFFPIIIAEEDVCSEIRMLESAIELTSAENVNGLTNNMEVKSQAMDFIHEMGWLLHRNNLKARLGNSNAVLFPLKRFKWLMEFSIDHDWCAVVRKLLNLLLDGTVGGEENSFLKVSLSEMGLLHKAVRRNSKPLVELLLTYTPNEVADELCSEYQSLVGVDGKFLFRPDSVGPAGLTPLHVAAGIDGYEDVLDALTDDPGMVAVEAWKNTRDSAGFTPEDYARLRGHYSYIHLVQRKINRVTTKHIVVDIPNIMSGGNSNQKDECEVSQTERRLIQPCGMCDRKLGYGSRSRSLLYRPVMFSMVALAAVCVCVALLFKSSPEVLYIFRPFRWEMLEYGSS